From Centropristis striata isolate RG_2023a ecotype Rhode Island chromosome 16, C.striata_1.0, whole genome shotgun sequence, a single genomic window includes:
- the LOC131987759 gene encoding CGG triplet repeat-binding protein 1-like produces MKKANPSHLPTHITDKDRANQYPDVLHESGGKLFCTPCNCVLEHKRKSSVTCHFASAKHLKMLSAATERKAKARQLTFTEASTSKTLARATRNKICETWVSTCTAVNIPLSKSDHPAMRKFLSERVINGGAIPGFHQLQEKYLGM; encoded by the exons ATGAAGAAAGCTAATCCATCTCACCTACCGACGCACATTACTGACAAAGACCGGGCAAACCAGTACCCAGATGTCTTGCACGAAAGCGGGGGGAAACTATTCTGCACCCCGTGCAACTGTGTGTTGGAGCATAAAAGAAAATCGTCGGTGACGTGCCACTTTGCCAGTGCGAAACATTTGAAAATGCTTTCTGCAGCTACGGAAAGGAAAGCCAAAGCCAGACAGCTGACGTTCACAGAGGCATCAACCTCTAAAACCCTTGCAAGGGCTACCAGAAACAAG atttgtgaGACGTGGGTCTCTACTTGCACTGCTGTCAACATTCCACTCTCAAAGAGCGACCATCCTGCAATGAGGAAATTCCTGAGTGAAAGAGTAATCAATGGCGGAGCCATTCCAGGATTTCACCAGCTTCAAGAGAAATACTTGGGA ATGTAG